The Haloarcula laminariae genome includes a window with the following:
- a CDS encoding COX15/CtaA family protein has translation MSQARLRWHDVRATISRIPIGYRHIAGFTLLVTYIVMLLGAYTSAIGAGLSCPDWPTCYGTWVPFLQPDIITNSPYSALQIFAEWAHRGLAMTAGVLIVATTLGAWVTHRNTPIVKWSATAALVLLPLQVILGGLTVTENLQPIIVTTHLGVAILILLCLLTTFLVTYLRR, from the coding sequence ATGTCTCAAGCCCGACTCCGCTGGCACGACGTGCGAGCTACGATTTCAAGGATTCCGATCGGGTACAGACATATCGCCGGCTTCACGCTACTAGTGACGTATATCGTGATGCTTCTCGGAGCTTACACTAGTGCAATCGGTGCTGGACTTTCCTGTCCTGATTGGCCGACCTGCTACGGGACGTGGGTCCCCTTCCTCCAACCCGATATCATTACTAACTCGCCATACTCTGCACTCCAAATCTTCGCAGAGTGGGCTCACCGTGGACTGGCGATGACGGCCGGGGTTCTGATCGTCGCCACGACTTTGGGAGCGTGGGTGACACACCGGAATACCCCGATTGTCAAATGGTCGGCCACGGCTGCTCTTGTCCTGCTTCCGTTACAGGTTATCCTCGGAGGACTGACCGTCACGGAAAATCTCCAACCGATCATCGTGACGACTCATCTCGGCGTGGCAATTCTTATTCTCCTCTGTCTCCTGACGACCTTCCTTGTCACATATCTCCGCCGCTGA
- a CDS encoding STAS/SEC14 domain-containing protein: MFEVLDETNENLIAIRVGQGTRTGYQELYSLLVEKSDQYGHIHVYEEVPNWTFRTFLTHLHGVVPDLRYGPDFDIDRYAAVGDTRWAKLLFDWWYAIRPIWPVAPNEMRYFEVKKREQALNWLREEI, from the coding sequence ATGTTCGAGGTGTTGGACGAGACGAACGAGAACCTCATTGCGATTCGCGTCGGGCAGGGCACGCGAACAGGCTATCAAGAGCTGTACTCGCTGCTCGTCGAAAAGAGTGACCAGTACGGGCACATCCACGTGTACGAGGAAGTTCCGAACTGGACGTTCAGGACGTTTCTCACACACCTCCACGGAGTGGTTCCCGATCTCCGGTACGGCCCTGACTTCGATATCGACCGGTACGCCGCAGTCGGCGATACACGATGGGCGAAACTCTTGTTCGACTGGTGGTATGCAATCCGGCCGATCTGGCCAGTTGCTCCCAACGAAATGCGATACTTTGAGGTCAAGAAACGCGAGCAAGCTCTCAACTGGCTTCGAGAGGAAATTTAG
- a CDS encoding DNA-binding protein, whose protein sequence is MSYEGTTVPQRDSPAGECDYCGHPFPTTDRLVLHKGLEHPQELDADEEDAFLSARADEEDELRTLRLKALGALVLLYFGFLMLYAIVA, encoded by the coding sequence ATGTCATACGAAGGCACTACGGTTCCACAGCGTGACTCTCCTGCAGGGGAGTGTGATTACTGTGGGCATCCGTTCCCAACGACCGACCGCCTCGTCCTCCACAAAGGCTTAGAACATCCCCAAGAGTTGGATGCCGACGAGGAAGACGCGTTCCTCTCTGCCAGAGCGGACGAAGAAGACGAGTTACGCACGCTGCGTCTGAAAGCACTTGGAGCCCTTGTGCTCCTATACTTCGGTTTCTTAATGCTATATGCCATCGTCGCCTGA
- a CDS encoding DUF7521 family protein — MNGVITAIAVVKFVILLLGGGITYIAFKAYRRTGEDSLRVLGVGFGIITLGAILTGVANQFFSVGLALGVLINSLFVALGLAVIMYSLHIQQ, encoded by the coding sequence ATGAACGGCGTCATCACGGCGATTGCAGTCGTCAAATTTGTAATTCTGCTTCTCGGTGGCGGGATCACCTACATTGCATTTAAAGCCTATCGACGGACGGGTGAGGACTCGCTACGCGTCCTTGGTGTCGGGTTCGGTATCATCACACTCGGGGCAATCCTGACTGGCGTGGCCAATCAGTTCTTTTCTGTCGGATTGGCCCTCGGCGTTCTCATTAACAGCCTGTTCGTCGCCCTTGGCCTCGCGGTCATCATGTACTCTCTCCACATACAGCAATGA
- a CDS encoding iron transporter, with the protein MNRRTFLRQGAALSGGLLLSGCLGQLGFETQSAWRDPPLVEDRPDAVYYPAIIEGMGMYGTTTAGDLGFALMHSFPHRFWNLTGSRKTKVVVQSDDSVHLMASVWDTETETILPVDVSVEISNSDGRVSSTNLWPMISPNMGFHYGDNIALPGEGQYDVTLQVGPLQTARTNPIDGRFTEGQSATMQFTFDTDETYNLEIRRLGDKAGTRGTVDLMDMEMVPEPVVPTKSELPGRLLHEGQSSDATILVALVDGDHRFSDSDGPFLIVSPRTPYNRVMLPRMALSATLDRGGDTITQGTLQASLDPDLGSFYGMGLDELETGDTVRLTVETPPQLARHDGYETAFLDMDPVEFTVE; encoded by the coding sequence ATGAATCGACGAACGTTTCTCAGACAGGGAGCCGCCCTCTCGGGAGGACTGCTGCTGTCTGGTTGCTTGGGTCAGCTCGGGTTCGAGACGCAGTCCGCGTGGCGTGATCCACCGCTGGTGGAGGATCGACCTGACGCAGTCTACTATCCGGCAATCATCGAAGGGATGGGAATGTACGGAACGACGACGGCCGGCGATCTCGGATTTGCACTGATGCATTCCTTCCCGCACCGTTTCTGGAATCTCACTGGCTCACGAAAGACGAAAGTCGTCGTTCAGTCGGATGATTCGGTGCATCTGATGGCGAGTGTCTGGGACACCGAGACGGAGACGATCCTCCCGGTCGACGTCTCTGTCGAAATCAGTAACAGCGACGGTCGAGTGTCTTCGACCAACCTCTGGCCGATGATTTCGCCGAATATGGGGTTCCACTACGGCGACAATATCGCGCTTCCGGGGGAAGGACAGTACGATGTGACGCTCCAGGTCGGCCCCTTGCAGACAGCTCGTACGAATCCAATCGACGGGCGATTTACAGAGGGACAGTCTGCCACGATGCAGTTCACGTTCGATACGGATGAGACGTACAATTTGGAGATTCGCCGGTTAGGCGACAAAGCCGGTACCCGTGGGACAGTCGATCTAATGGACATGGAAATGGTCCCTGAACCGGTCGTACCGACAAAATCCGAGCTTCCTGGTCGACTTCTCCACGAAGGGCAATCCAGTGATGCGACGATACTCGTTGCTCTCGTTGACGGTGACCATCGGTTTAGTGATAGTGACGGTCCCTTCCTGATCGTCTCTCCTCGAACACCGTACAATCGCGTGATGCTCCCGAGGATGGCTCTTTCAGCAACACTCGACCGAGGAGGGGACACAATCACACAAGGGACACTCCAAGCGTCCCTCGATCCCGACCTCGGGAGTTTCTATGGGATGGGTCTCGATGAACTCGAGACGGGCGATACGGTCAGACTCACCGTCGAGACACCACCCCAACTGGCGCGGCACGATGGCTACGAAACCGCATTTCTCGATATGGATCCGGTTGAGTTCACTGTCGAGTGA
- a CDS encoding thioredoxin domain-containing protein, translating into MTAHTCPICTDQFETAGAARDHTWNDHSACHYCGEQLGDETDEQLYRHWLAAHPDDLSRVDYKRADTVVDSITFSERLSEGGVGAAVGGLTRRQLLLAGGSAATAGLVIGATALSTDTGTEPDGGANAGGEGGAVATAPIPESSSDFRYATMGSADADITVTYFGSWKCPYCAQFSTGMLSQLVTDYVEPGTIALEFRNLAYIGGDPFLGPDAPAAGQAGLAVWNTDPASYWSFHEYVFRNQPPESDQWATAERLVEFAQSAGVSETASIRTAIQEKQYDDALRATDRAASDAGVDATPTLLINGTTVNPLGNEERTRQLIEDATGSN; encoded by the coding sequence ATGACTGCCCATACCTGCCCGATCTGTACAGATCAGTTCGAAACAGCTGGAGCAGCGCGTGACCATACATGGAACGATCACAGCGCCTGCCACTATTGTGGTGAACAACTCGGTGACGAAACCGACGAGCAACTCTACAGACACTGGCTCGCCGCGCATCCCGACGACCTCTCACGTGTGGACTACAAACGGGCCGATACAGTCGTTGATTCAATCACCTTCTCAGAGCGGCTCTCCGAGGGAGGTGTCGGAGCTGCTGTTGGAGGACTGACCCGCCGGCAACTTCTCCTCGCCGGTGGTAGTGCCGCCACTGCCGGTCTCGTGATCGGCGCCACCGCTCTCTCTACCGATACGGGTACTGAACCGGATGGCGGTGCGAATGCTGGAGGTGAGGGGGGCGCCGTCGCCACTGCCCCGATTCCCGAATCGTCGAGCGATTTCCGGTATGCGACGATGGGGTCCGCTGATGCTGATATCACGGTAACATACTTCGGGAGCTGGAAGTGTCCGTACTGCGCCCAGTTCAGTACGGGGATGCTCTCACAGCTCGTGACGGACTACGTGGAACCAGGCACGATCGCGCTCGAGTTCCGCAATCTCGCATATATCGGTGGCGACCCGTTTTTGGGCCCCGATGCCCCGGCAGCTGGACAGGCCGGATTAGCCGTCTGGAACACCGACCCAGCCTCGTACTGGTCGTTTCACGAATACGTGTTCCGGAATCAGCCACCCGAAAGCGACCAGTGGGCGACCGCCGAGAGATTGGTCGAGTTTGCGCAGTCGGCAGGCGTCTCGGAAACTGCGTCGATCCGCACGGCGATCCAAGAAAAGCAGTACGACGACGCGCTGCGGGCGACTGACAGGGCTGCGAGCGATGCCGGTGTTGACGCCACACCCACGCTCCTCATCAATGGCACGACGGTCAATCCACTCGGAAACGAAGAGCGAACAAGACAGTTGATCGAAGATGCAACTGGATCAAACTGA
- a CDS encoding DUF7541 family protein — translation MSDPSDSDATFTGSSPWPLFVAIGFALSEVGVVLGLRPVSVAGLLLFVGSVAGILTEAGYISGPAKAAGIQGFVLIGIGILLITENQIGTTIRGQSIAIAGIICLVGAALWVGFVRKKTRAKMSKTETPETTSD, via the coding sequence ATGAGCGATCCATCTGACTCGGACGCAACCTTCACCGGGTCGAGTCCATGGCCACTCTTCGTCGCGATTGGATTTGCTCTCTCGGAGGTCGGTGTTGTTCTCGGCCTTCGTCCTGTATCCGTTGCAGGACTTTTGTTGTTCGTAGGGTCTGTTGCTGGCATTCTTACGGAGGCGGGGTATATCTCTGGCCCAGCGAAAGCTGCAGGTATTCAAGGATTCGTCCTCATCGGCATCGGAATCCTGTTGATCACAGAAAATCAGATTGGGACAACAATCCGTGGTCAATCGATTGCTATCGCTGGCATCATCTGTCTCGTTGGCGCAGCTCTCTGGGTCGGCTTCGTTCGGAAGAAGACCCGCGCCAAAATGTCGAAGACCGAGACACCGGAAACAACATCTGATTGA
- a CDS encoding transcriptional regulator produces the protein MSEFSIQTELEVLELLVEESPCHVMEITNAVDGHPITIDQTCAHLHSEGCIVPLGRGLYEITDAGEQRLEIQHDS, from the coding sequence ATGAGCGAGTTCTCAATACAGACCGAGCTCGAAGTATTGGAGCTGCTCGTGGAAGAGTCACCGTGCCATGTGATGGAGATCACTAACGCCGTCGATGGACACCCGATCACCATTGACCAAACGTGTGCTCACCTCCATAGTGAGGGCTGTATTGTTCCACTGGGGAGGGGTCTCTACGAGATCACAGACGCAGGCGAACAACGACTCGAAATTCAGCACGATTCATAA
- a CDS encoding cation diffusion facilitator family transporter has protein sequence MTLHEHAQEDTAEHEHPSETSGSTRRLALVAVVNFLGFVIELAGGLLFGSVALISDALHMLFDMLAYAMAFGASYTAERFEGGEAWSYGLHRLEPVAAFLNGVLLLPMVGYIVWESYQRFLEPVAINPELTLIIATGGLLVNIGSVYVLQGGEMSLNERGAFYHLLGDAGGSVAVIVSTAAVAVFDLPIADPVAAVLIGLLVLASAGNVLRESTSILLERSPVSSEELRDELTTLDGVDQIEDLHVWQVCSQLTVATVRLTDTSTTLEEQRTIQSQVHNHLTDRGIDHATVELVGHTDPDTDPVGTTNHSH, from the coding sequence ATGACGCTCCACGAGCACGCACAAGAGGATACGGCAGAACACGAACACCCGTCTGAAACAAGTGGTAGTACGCGTCGGCTTGCGCTCGTCGCGGTCGTGAATTTCCTCGGATTCGTCATCGAACTGGCTGGTGGACTCCTGTTCGGGTCGGTCGCGCTCATCAGCGACGCACTCCACATGCTGTTCGATATGCTTGCGTACGCGATGGCGTTTGGCGCGAGCTACACCGCCGAACGGTTCGAGGGTGGCGAGGCGTGGTCCTACGGTCTCCACCGACTGGAGCCGGTTGCGGCCTTCCTGAACGGCGTCTTGCTCCTTCCAATGGTCGGATACATCGTCTGGGAGTCCTACCAGCGGTTCCTTGAGCCAGTGGCGATCAATCCAGAGTTGACGCTGATCATCGCGACGGGTGGACTGCTGGTGAACATCGGCTCCGTGTACGTGTTGCAGGGTGGTGAGATGAGTCTCAACGAGCGCGGGGCGTTCTACCACCTGCTCGGTGACGCCGGTGGCTCTGTTGCGGTAATCGTCTCGACCGCCGCCGTCGCAGTGTTCGACCTCCCTATCGCAGACCCTGTGGCGGCCGTACTCATTGGGCTGCTGGTACTCGCGTCGGCTGGGAACGTCCTCCGGGAAAGCACCTCGATCCTGCTGGAACGGAGCCCGGTGTCGTCTGAAGAACTCCGGGATGAATTGACGACACTCGACGGCGTCGACCAGATTGAGGATCTCCACGTCTGGCAAGTCTGTAGTCAACTCACCGTCGCAACCGTCCGGCTCACCGATACGTCGACCACACTTGAGGAGCAACGGACAATTCAGTCACAGGTCCACAACCATCTCACGGATCGAGGAATCGACCATGCAACCGTCGAGCTCGTCGGGCATACCGACCCAGATACCGACCCTGTCGGTACTACGAATCACTCCCACTAG
- a CDS encoding transcription initiation factor IIB: protein MMAQEHTQERSIDERDREVKSANDNTCPECQGHITLNSDSGEATCESCGLVFEDDPIDHGPEWRAFTSDERDEKSRVGAPTTQLMHDKGLSTTIGWQDKDAYGQAVSGRKRAQLQRLRTWDERFRTKDAHERNLKQALGEISRMASALGLPESVRETAGVLYRRAVEQNLLPGRSIEGMSTASLYAAARQHGMPRPLTEFADVSRVEKIRIQRAYRYLSRELGLEIEPEDPMQYIPQFASSLDVSDEAERRSRELLEVATDNAVHSGKSPAGLAAAALYAATHLTNEQLTQETVSEVAHVSRVTIRNRYQELLEVYAQHD, encoded by the coding sequence ATGATGGCTCAAGAACATACCCAGGAACGATCAATAGATGAACGCGACCGTGAGGTGAAGTCTGCTAACGACAACACCTGTCCAGAGTGTCAGGGCCATATTACCCTGAATAGCGACAGCGGTGAGGCGACCTGCGAAAGCTGTGGGTTGGTTTTTGAAGATGATCCAATTGACCACGGCCCGGAGTGGCGTGCATTCACGTCGGACGAACGCGATGAAAAGAGTCGGGTCGGTGCTCCGACGACGCAGCTGATGCATGATAAGGGCCTGAGTACGACTATTGGTTGGCAGGACAAGGATGCCTACGGACAGGCTGTCTCCGGTCGCAAACGTGCTCAATTACAGCGCCTCCGGACGTGGGACGAGCGGTTCCGGACGAAGGATGCCCACGAGCGGAATCTCAAGCAAGCGCTCGGGGAGATAAGCCGCATGGCTTCCGCTCTGGGACTTCCGGAATCGGTTCGGGAAACTGCAGGCGTGCTGTACCGGCGTGCTGTAGAGCAGAACCTGCTCCCAGGTCGCTCGATCGAGGGCATGTCGACGGCGTCGTTGTACGCGGCTGCTCGACAGCATGGAATGCCACGGCCGCTTACGGAGTTCGCCGATGTCAGCCGTGTCGAGAAAATCCGGATCCAGCGAGCGTACCGATATCTGTCCCGAGAACTTGGGCTGGAGATCGAGCCAGAGGATCCCATGCAATACATTCCCCAATTCGCGTCCTCGCTTGACGTGAGCGACGAAGCAGAACGGCGCTCTCGAGAACTGCTTGAGGTAGCTACAGATAATGCCGTCCACAGTGGAAAGAGTCCAGCTGGATTGGCGGCTGCCGCTCTGTATGCTGCGACCCACCTCACGAACGAGCAGCTCACACAGGAGACGGTGAGTGAGGTCGCCCACGTCAGTCGAGTCACGATCCGAAACCGATACCAAGAGCTTCTCGAGGTGTATGCGCAGCATGACTGA
- a CDS encoding winged helix-turn-helix domain-containing protein, translating into MGDDSVSSEDTPEVQDVLDALDDPACRAILQETIEPMTANELLDACDIPKSTLYRKLELLSSASLVREQETINPGGGRVTYYERSFEDVTISMDDTGTFSVSVDRPPQSTDERLADIWSMMGDEV; encoded by the coding sequence ATGGGAGATGATTCAGTGTCGTCCGAGGACACTCCGGAGGTACAAGATGTCCTTGATGCGCTGGATGATCCCGCGTGTCGGGCTATTCTCCAGGAAACTATCGAACCAATGACTGCGAACGAACTCCTCGACGCATGTGACATCCCCAAGTCGACGCTGTATCGAAAATTAGAACTCCTCAGTTCCGCTTCCCTCGTTCGAGAACAGGAGACGATCAACCCCGGAGGTGGACGGGTCACCTACTACGAGCGGTCGTTCGAGGACGTCACAATCTCTATGGACGACACAGGGACGTTTTCGGTGAGTGTCGACCGACCGCCGCAATCTACCGACGAACGGCTTGCAGATATCTGGTCGATGATGGGGGACGAAGTATGA
- a CDS encoding heavy metal translocating P-type ATPase produces MTSPDEESHDGSGEPPDHTHDHGEDSHEQAHTHDHEHEEHEHIRHTGQDGDDVAQSIDQGDVAQFSVPEMDCPSCAGKVENSVGKLDGINSVDPQVTTGTLTVSYDREQTSATAIAERVEKAGYTVENTGEVTSKFTVPEMDCASCAGKIENALNRVGGVTTYETQPTTGTVVVTYDSSRAGQADVIDAIESAGYEVTATTGDESGRQEAGGEREGIWTSSRALKTWVSGGFVALGLLFEFFLIGQNIQIAGLLGTDLLVADVLFLIAVATGGQEILRNGYYSARNLNLDIDFLMSVAILGALVASLVFGEALYFEAATLAFLFSVAELLERYSMDRARNSLRELMDLSPDEATVKRDGSTETIPVDEVAVGDIVVVKPGEKIPMDGAVVDGESAVNQAPITGESVPVDKTTGDEVYAGTINEEGYLEVEVTSEAGDNTLSRIVELVEDAQSNKTEREQFVERFSTYYTPVVVAFAILTTVGSPYVLGTTWSTAVVYGLTLLVLACPCAFVISTPVSVVSGITSAAKNGVLIKGGNHLEAMGAVDVVAFDKTGTLTKGELTVTDVVPLNGNSEEDVLRCARGLEQRSEHPIGEAIVAEAGSAGVAEREIDDFESITGKGVRADLDGTPHFAGKPGLFEELDFDLSHVHATTDGGVVTQTARQMCDRNNCLDLLEETVPELQAEGKTVVLVGTEDELEGVIAVADEIRPEAKRTVTRLKQLGVSRTVMLTGDNERTARAIADQVGVDEYQAELLPEEKVAAIEELVDEFDGVAMVGDGINDAPALATATVGVAMGAAGTDTALETADIALMGDDLAKLPYLYELANDANGVIRQNIWSSLAVKAGLAVAVPFGYVPIWLAVLAGDAGMTTAVTGNAMRLSRITPDTDTETNASEG; encoded by the coding sequence ATGACCTCACCTGACGAGGAATCCCACGATGGAAGTGGTGAACCACCGGATCACACCCACGACCACGGAGAGGATTCTCACGAGCAGGCTCATACACATGACCACGAGCACGAGGAGCACGAGCATATCCGGCACACAGGACAAGACGGTGATGACGTTGCCCAATCGATAGATCAAGGGGATGTTGCACAGTTCTCCGTTCCGGAGATGGACTGCCCATCCTGTGCAGGAAAGGTCGAAAACAGCGTCGGAAAGCTGGACGGAATCAATAGCGTCGATCCACAGGTGACGACGGGAACACTGACGGTTTCGTACGACCGCGAGCAAACGAGCGCCACCGCAATAGCTGAACGTGTTGAAAAAGCTGGATACACCGTCGAGAACACTGGCGAAGTGACCTCGAAATTCACCGTCCCAGAGATGGATTGCGCTTCGTGCGCGGGTAAAATCGAAAACGCCCTCAACCGGGTCGGTGGAGTCACAACATACGAGACGCAGCCGACGACCGGAACCGTCGTCGTCACGTACGATTCGTCGCGGGCTGGGCAAGCTGATGTCATCGACGCGATCGAAAGCGCTGGGTACGAGGTCACAGCCACGACAGGTGACGAATCAGGACGGCAGGAAGCGGGCGGAGAGCGCGAGGGTATCTGGACCAGTTCGCGCGCACTCAAGACGTGGGTGAGTGGTGGATTCGTCGCCCTCGGCTTACTCTTCGAATTCTTCCTGATCGGCCAGAATATACAGATCGCAGGCCTTCTCGGTACTGATCTGCTGGTCGCCGACGTACTGTTTCTGATTGCAGTGGCCACCGGCGGCCAGGAGATCCTTCGCAACGGCTACTACTCGGCGCGGAATCTGAACCTCGATATCGACTTTCTGATGTCGGTGGCTATCCTCGGCGCACTCGTTGCGAGTCTCGTCTTCGGTGAGGCACTCTACTTCGAGGCCGCCACCCTCGCGTTCCTGTTCAGCGTCGCGGAACTGCTGGAGCGGTACTCGATGGATCGCGCCCGGAACTCCCTCCGCGAGCTGATGGACCTCTCTCCGGATGAAGCGACGGTCAAGCGTGATGGAAGCACGGAGACGATTCCCGTCGATGAGGTCGCCGTGGGAGACATCGTCGTCGTCAAGCCGGGGGAGAAAATCCCGATGGACGGGGCCGTCGTCGACGGTGAAAGCGCAGTCAATCAGGCACCGATCACGGGTGAAAGCGTCCCCGTCGACAAGACGACGGGCGACGAGGTGTACGCCGGCACCATCAACGAGGAGGGCTATCTCGAAGTGGAGGTCACCTCTGAAGCCGGTGATAATACGCTTTCGCGCATCGTGGAGCTGGTCGAAGATGCACAGTCGAACAAGACCGAACGCGAGCAGTTCGTCGAGCGCTTCTCGACGTACTACACACCAGTCGTCGTCGCCTTCGCCATCCTGACGACGGTGGGAAGCCCATATGTCCTCGGCACAACCTGGTCCACGGCCGTCGTCTACGGGCTGACGCTGCTGGTATTGGCCTGTCCCTGTGCGTTCGTCATCTCGACGCCTGTCTCGGTGGTGTCGGGAATTACGAGTGCCGCGAAGAACGGCGTCCTGATCAAAGGCGGTAACCACCTCGAAGCGATGGGTGCGGTCGACGTCGTCGCGTTCGATAAGACGGGAACCCTGACGAAGGGTGAGCTCACCGTCACGGACGTCGTTCCTCTGAACGGGAATTCGGAGGAGGACGTGCTCCGGTGTGCACGGGGACTCGAACAACGGAGTGAACACCCCATCGGCGAGGCGATCGTCGCCGAAGCCGGCAGCGCAGGGGTCGCCGAGCGCGAGATCGATGACTTCGAGAGCATCACCGGCAAGGGTGTTCGTGCCGACCTCGACGGGACTCCACACTTCGCAGGCAAACCGGGTCTGTTTGAGGAGTTAGATTTCGATCTTTCGCACGTTCACGCGACGACCGACGGTGGCGTCGTGACACAGACAGCCCGGCAGATGTGTGACCGGAACAACTGTCTCGATCTCCTCGAAGAGACCGTTCCCGAACTCCAGGCTGAAGGCAAGACCGTCGTCCTCGTTGGGACCGAAGACGAACTCGAGGGCGTCATCGCGGTCGCCGACGAGATTCGGCCGGAAGCGAAGCGAACGGTGACGCGACTGAAGCAACTCGGTGTCTCCCGAACGGTGATGCTGACGGGGGACAACGAACGGACTGCCCGCGCGATCGCCGACCAGGTCGGTGTCGACGAGTATCAGGCCGAACTACTCCCCGAAGAGAAGGTGGCCGCGATAGAGGAACTCGTCGATGAGTTCGATGGGGTTGCGATGGTCGGTGACGGCATCAACGACGCACCGGCGCTCGCCACCGCCACAGTCGGTGTGGCGATGGGGGCTGCCGGGACGGATACGGCGCTGGAGACCGCGGACATCGCCTTGATGGGCGATGACCTCGCAAAGCTCCCGTACCTCTACGAACTCGCAAACGATGCGAACGGTGTCATCCGGCAGAACATCTGGTCGAGTCTCGCTGTCAAAGCCGGGCTGGCCGTCGCAGTCCCGTTCGGATACGTCCCAATCTGGCTGGCGGTCCTCGCTGGCGACGCCGGGATGACGACGGCCGTTACCGGGAATGCGATGCGACTCTCTCGAATTACGCCAGACACAGACACCGAAACCAACGCTTCGGAGGGGTAA
- a CDS encoding arylsulfotransferase family protein: MIDRSGVSRIWNRISSISLGTFLFVGGIILLVGTFTVSAALAPSIDRTTKLDYQPHTLVGSQGGGPGWHEYGSVYLLNGTNTTWRESSADSYFDVTQSENGTVLAGFMDSGYTSCGPYESPCTRTGFRVIDPGQDPQVLSEYSFPVRTNKNSEVHDVERLQTGEYLVTDMEYERIFTVKNGEVTWQWNASSFYDAPQDPTTTDWLHINDVDVISTGRYLVSVRNANQLLVIERGEGVVDVINEDTTDSNDANCRKSDQLADYDSDGDIRCGDPDVLNHQHNPQWLGDGAVLVADSENDRVVELHRTETGEWEPAWAVDQVEGVALDWPRDADRLPNGNTLITDTLNRRLVEVDESGTVVWSVRTERIPYEADRLPYGEPVGAPTYTNNGSSVDSPDAGVPGLSLLLVGLRAVVPSTPFWFREPQLGLTLVSALLIAVGGGNRIRN, translated from the coding sequence ATGATTGATCGTTCTGGAGTTTCAAGAATTTGGAATCGGATCTCATCTATCTCCCTTGGCACCTTCTTGTTCGTCGGGGGAATCATTCTCCTAGTAGGTACCTTCACCGTGAGTGCAGCGCTTGCCCCATCAATAGACCGAACAACGAAACTCGATTACCAGCCACATACGTTAGTCGGGTCTCAGGGGGGTGGCCCGGGCTGGCACGAATACGGCAGCGTCTACCTTCTCAACGGTACGAACACTACCTGGCGTGAATCGAGTGCTGATAGCTATTTCGACGTCACACAATCGGAGAACGGAACAGTGTTAGCTGGGTTTATGGATAGCGGATATACTTCGTGCGGACCGTACGAATCTCCCTGTACCCGAACGGGATTCCGAGTCATTGACCCCGGACAAGACCCACAGGTGCTTTCGGAGTATAGCTTCCCGGTCCGAACGAACAAGAACAGCGAAGTCCACGATGTCGAACGACTTCAGACAGGAGAATACCTCGTGACGGATATGGAGTACGAGCGTATATTTACTGTCAAGAACGGCGAAGTCACGTGGCAGTGGAATGCGAGTTCGTTCTACGACGCCCCACAAGATCCGACGACGACCGACTGGCTACACATCAACGACGTGGATGTCATCAGCACCGGGCGCTATCTCGTCTCAGTACGGAATGCCAACCAACTTCTCGTCATCGAACGCGGTGAGGGCGTCGTCGACGTCATCAACGAGGACACGACCGATTCAAACGATGCCAACTGTCGGAAGTCAGATCAGCTAGCCGACTATGACAGTGATGGCGATATTCGATGTGGTGACCCCGACGTGCTCAACCACCAGCACAACCCCCAGTGGCTCGGTGATGGTGCTGTCCTCGTCGCTGACAGCGAGAACGACCGTGTCGTCGAACTCCATCGAACGGAGACCGGTGAGTGGGAGCCAGCGTGGGCCGTAGATCAGGTAGAGGGGGTCGCATTAGATTGGCCTCGGGATGCAGATCGCCTCCCGAACGGAAACACGCTCATCACCGACACCCTCAATCGGCGACTCGTAGAGGTCGACGAATCCGGGACTGTCGTCTGGAGCGTTCGAACAGAGCGTATCCCATACGAAGCCGACCGGCTGCCATATGGCGAGCCTGTCGGAGCCCCGACCTACACGAATAACGGCAGCAGCGTCGACAGCCCTGACGCCGGCGTGCCGGGCCTCTCACTACTACTGGTCGGGCTTCGGGCAGTCGTTCCCTCAACGCCGTTCTGGTTCCGGGAACCACAACTCGGACTGACGCTTGTCTCCGCACTCCTCATCGCCGTCGGCGGAGGTAACCGAATTCGTAACTAA